One Colius striatus isolate bColStr4 chromosome 7, bColStr4.1.hap1, whole genome shotgun sequence DNA segment encodes these proteins:
- the FRMD5 gene encoding FERM domain-containing protein 5 isoform X2: MLSRWMSGSSRNLDREYNCTVRLLDDSEYTCTIQHWLEFTKSVVKQMRAQPPFTMCFRVKFYPTDPAALKEEITRYLVFLQIKRDLYHGRLLCKTSDAALLAAYILQAEIGDYDPGKHPEGYSSKFQFFPKHSEKLERKIAEIHKSELSGQTPATSELNFLRKAQTLETYGVDPHPCKDVSGNAAFLAFTPFGFVVLQGNKRVHFIKWNEVTKMKFEGKTFYLYVSQKEEKKIVLTYFAPTPEACKHLWKCGIENQAFYKLEKSSQVRTVSSSNLFFKGSRFRYSGRVAKEVMESSAKIKREPPEIHRAGLVPSRSCPSITHGPRLSSVPRTRRRAVHISIMEGLESLRDSAHSTPVRSASHGDAFTAPGRSGRVESSERVAVIADENYSPADSVLPTPVAEHSLELMLLSRQANGAPCSIEEERESEAGTPAAGEAEEAGGELRALCPGAGGLGPAQAEQVNKFVLSVLRLLLVTVGLLFVLLLLLIVLTESDLDTAFFRDIRQTPEFEQFHYQYFCPLRRWFACKVRAVVSLLIDT, encoded by the exons caTTGGCTGGAATTTACCAAGTCAGTGGTGAAGCAGATGAGGG CCCAGCCGCCCTTCACCATGTGCTTCCGCGTGAAGTTCTACCCCACGGACCCCGCTGCTCTGAAGGAGGAGATCACCAG GTATTTAGTGTTCCTGCAGATCAAAAGGGATCTCTACCACGGCCGCCTCCTCTGCAAGACTTCGGATGCCGCTTTGTTGGCCGCCTATATCCTTCAGG CTGAGATCGGGGACTACGACCCAGGGAAGCACCCAGAAGGCTACAGCTCCAAGTTCCAGTTCTTCCCCAAACACTCGGAGAAGCTGGAGAGGAAGATCGCAGAGATCCACAAGTCAGAGCTGAG CGGGCAGACACCAGCGACTTCAGAGCTCAATTTCCTCAGGAAAGCCCAGACTCTGGAGACCTACGGCGTTGACCCACACCCTTGCAAG GACGTGTCGGGGAACGCGGCGTTTTTGGCCTTCACCCCCTTCGGTTTTGTTGTTCTGCAGGGAAACAAGAGAGTTCACTTCATCAAATG GAACGAGGTGACCAAAATGAAATTCGAAGGGAAGACTTTCTATCTGTATGTGAGCCAGAAGGAG gAGAAGAAAATTGTCCTCACGTATTTTGCCCCAACCCCAGAAGCCTGCAAGCACCTCTGGAAGTGTGGGATTGAAAACCAGGCTTTCTACAA GCTGGAGAAGTCAAGCCAGGTCCGGACGGTGTCCAGCAGCAACTTGTTCTTCAAGGGAAGCCGGTTCCGATACAG TGGCCGCGTGGCgaaggaggtgatggagtccagCGCCAAGATCAAGAGGGAGCCGCCCGAGATTCACCG ggcagggctggtgcCGAGCCGCAGCTGCCCCTCCATCACCCACGGCCCCCGCCTGAGCAGCGTGCCCCGCACCCGGAGGAGAGCCGTGCACATCTCCATCATGGAAG GCCTGGAGTCGCTGCGTGACAGCGCCCACTCCACCCCGGTGCGCTCGGCCTCCCACGGCGATGCCTTCACGGCCCCCGGCCGCAGCGGCCGCGTCGAGAGCAGCGAGCGCGTGGCCGTCATCGCCGACGAGAACTACAGCCCGGCGGACAGCGTGCTGCCCACGCCCGTGGCCGAGCACAGCCTGGAGCTCATGCTGCTCTCGCGCCAGGCCAACGGCGCCCCGTGCAGCATCGAGGAGGAGCGGGAGTCGGAGGCTGGCACGCCAGCGGCGGGCGAGGCGGAGGAGGCGGGCGGCGAGCTGCGGGCGCTatgccccggcgccggcggcctGGGGCCGGCGCAGGCCGAACAGGTGAATAAGTTTGTTTTAAGTGTCCTCCGTTTGCTCCTCGTGACAGTTGGACTCCTCTTTGTTTTGCTCCTCCTCCTGATCGTCCTTACCGAGTCCGACCTTGACACTGCCTTTTTCCGCGATATCCGCCAGACCCCCGAGTTCGAGCAGTTCCATTACCAATACTTTTGTCCCCTCAGGCGATGGTTTGCCTGCAAAGTCCGCGCCGTGGTAAGCCTGCTCATTGACACCTGA
- the FRMD5 gene encoding FERM domain-containing protein 5 isoform X3, with the protein MLSRWMSGSSRNLDREYNCTVRLLDDSEYTCTIQRDAKGQYLFDLLCHHLNLLEKDYFGIRFVDPDKQRHWLEFTKSVVKQMRAQPPFTMCFRVKFYPTDPAALKEEITRYLVFLQIKRDLYHGRLLCKTSDAALLAAYILQAEIGDYDPGKHPEGYSSKFQFFPKHSEKLERKIAEIHKSELSGQTPATSELNFLRKAQTLETYGVDPHPCKDVSGNAAFLAFTPFGFVVLQGNKRVHFIKWNEVTKMKFEGKTFYLYVSQKEEKKIVLTYFAPTPEACKHLWKCGIENQAFYKLEKSSQVRTVSSSNLFFKGSRFRYSGRVAKEVMESSAKIKREPPEIHRAGLVPSRSCPSITHGPRLSSVPRTRRRAVHISIMEGLESLRDSAHSTPVRSASHGDAFTAPGRSGRVESSERVAVIADENYSPADSVLPTPVAEHSLELMLLSRQANGAPCSIEEERESEAGTPAAGEAEEAGGELRALCPGAGGLGPAQAEQAMVCLQSPRRGKPAH; encoded by the exons AGAGATGCCAAGGGCCAGTACCTGTTCGACCTCCTGTGCCACCACCTGAacctgctggagaaggactACTTCGGCATTCGGTTTGTGGACCCCGACAAGCAGCGG caTTGGCTGGAATTTACCAAGTCAGTGGTGAAGCAGATGAGGG CCCAGCCGCCCTTCACCATGTGCTTCCGCGTGAAGTTCTACCCCACGGACCCCGCTGCTCTGAAGGAGGAGATCACCAG GTATTTAGTGTTCCTGCAGATCAAAAGGGATCTCTACCACGGCCGCCTCCTCTGCAAGACTTCGGATGCCGCTTTGTTGGCCGCCTATATCCTTCAGG CTGAGATCGGGGACTACGACCCAGGGAAGCACCCAGAAGGCTACAGCTCCAAGTTCCAGTTCTTCCCCAAACACTCGGAGAAGCTGGAGAGGAAGATCGCAGAGATCCACAAGTCAGAGCTGAG CGGGCAGACACCAGCGACTTCAGAGCTCAATTTCCTCAGGAAAGCCCAGACTCTGGAGACCTACGGCGTTGACCCACACCCTTGCAAG GACGTGTCGGGGAACGCGGCGTTTTTGGCCTTCACCCCCTTCGGTTTTGTTGTTCTGCAGGGAAACAAGAGAGTTCACTTCATCAAATG GAACGAGGTGACCAAAATGAAATTCGAAGGGAAGACTTTCTATCTGTATGTGAGCCAGAAGGAG gAGAAGAAAATTGTCCTCACGTATTTTGCCCCAACCCCAGAAGCCTGCAAGCACCTCTGGAAGTGTGGGATTGAAAACCAGGCTTTCTACAA GCTGGAGAAGTCAAGCCAGGTCCGGACGGTGTCCAGCAGCAACTTGTTCTTCAAGGGAAGCCGGTTCCGATACAG TGGCCGCGTGGCgaaggaggtgatggagtccagCGCCAAGATCAAGAGGGAGCCGCCCGAGATTCACCG ggcagggctggtgcCGAGCCGCAGCTGCCCCTCCATCACCCACGGCCCCCGCCTGAGCAGCGTGCCCCGCACCCGGAGGAGAGCCGTGCACATCTCCATCATGGAAG GCCTGGAGTCGCTGCGTGACAGCGCCCACTCCACCCCGGTGCGCTCGGCCTCCCACGGCGATGCCTTCACGGCCCCCGGCCGCAGCGGCCGCGTCGAGAGCAGCGAGCGCGTGGCCGTCATCGCCGACGAGAACTACAGCCCGGCGGACAGCGTGCTGCCCACGCCCGTGGCCGAGCACAGCCTGGAGCTCATGCTGCTCTCGCGCCAGGCCAACGGCGCCCCGTGCAGCATCGAGGAGGAGCGGGAGTCGGAGGCTGGCACGCCAGCGGCGGGCGAGGCGGAGGAGGCGGGCGGCGAGCTGCGGGCGCTatgccccggcgccggcggcctGGGGCCGGCGCAGGCCGAACAG GCGATGGTTTGCCTGCAAAGTCCGCGCCGTGGTAAGCCTGCTCATTGA
- the FRMD5 gene encoding FERM domain-containing protein 5 isoform X1 has product MLSRWMSGSSRNLDREYNCTVRLLDDSEYTCTIQRDAKGQYLFDLLCHHLNLLEKDYFGIRFVDPDKQRHWLEFTKSVVKQMRAQPPFTMCFRVKFYPTDPAALKEEITRYLVFLQIKRDLYHGRLLCKTSDAALLAAYILQAEIGDYDPGKHPEGYSSKFQFFPKHSEKLERKIAEIHKSELSGQTPATSELNFLRKAQTLETYGVDPHPCKDVSGNAAFLAFTPFGFVVLQGNKRVHFIKWNEVTKMKFEGKTFYLYVSQKEEKKIVLTYFAPTPEACKHLWKCGIENQAFYKLEKSSQVRTVSSSNLFFKGSRFRYSGRVAKEVMESSAKIKREPPEIHRAGLVPSRSCPSITHGPRLSSVPRTRRRAVHISIMEGLESLRDSAHSTPVRSASHGDAFTAPGRSGRVESSERVAVIADENYSPADSVLPTPVAEHSLELMLLSRQANGAPCSIEEERESEAGTPAAGEAEEAGGELRALCPGAGGLGPAQAEQVNKFVLSVLRLLLVTVGLLFVLLLLLIVLTESDLDTAFFRDIRQTPEFEQFHYQYFCPLRRWFACKVRAVVSLLIDT; this is encoded by the exons AGAGATGCCAAGGGCCAGTACCTGTTCGACCTCCTGTGCCACCACCTGAacctgctggagaaggactACTTCGGCATTCGGTTTGTGGACCCCGACAAGCAGCGG caTTGGCTGGAATTTACCAAGTCAGTGGTGAAGCAGATGAGGG CCCAGCCGCCCTTCACCATGTGCTTCCGCGTGAAGTTCTACCCCACGGACCCCGCTGCTCTGAAGGAGGAGATCACCAG GTATTTAGTGTTCCTGCAGATCAAAAGGGATCTCTACCACGGCCGCCTCCTCTGCAAGACTTCGGATGCCGCTTTGTTGGCCGCCTATATCCTTCAGG CTGAGATCGGGGACTACGACCCAGGGAAGCACCCAGAAGGCTACAGCTCCAAGTTCCAGTTCTTCCCCAAACACTCGGAGAAGCTGGAGAGGAAGATCGCAGAGATCCACAAGTCAGAGCTGAG CGGGCAGACACCAGCGACTTCAGAGCTCAATTTCCTCAGGAAAGCCCAGACTCTGGAGACCTACGGCGTTGACCCACACCCTTGCAAG GACGTGTCGGGGAACGCGGCGTTTTTGGCCTTCACCCCCTTCGGTTTTGTTGTTCTGCAGGGAAACAAGAGAGTTCACTTCATCAAATG GAACGAGGTGACCAAAATGAAATTCGAAGGGAAGACTTTCTATCTGTATGTGAGCCAGAAGGAG gAGAAGAAAATTGTCCTCACGTATTTTGCCCCAACCCCAGAAGCCTGCAAGCACCTCTGGAAGTGTGGGATTGAAAACCAGGCTTTCTACAA GCTGGAGAAGTCAAGCCAGGTCCGGACGGTGTCCAGCAGCAACTTGTTCTTCAAGGGAAGCCGGTTCCGATACAG TGGCCGCGTGGCgaaggaggtgatggagtccagCGCCAAGATCAAGAGGGAGCCGCCCGAGATTCACCG ggcagggctggtgcCGAGCCGCAGCTGCCCCTCCATCACCCACGGCCCCCGCCTGAGCAGCGTGCCCCGCACCCGGAGGAGAGCCGTGCACATCTCCATCATGGAAG GCCTGGAGTCGCTGCGTGACAGCGCCCACTCCACCCCGGTGCGCTCGGCCTCCCACGGCGATGCCTTCACGGCCCCCGGCCGCAGCGGCCGCGTCGAGAGCAGCGAGCGCGTGGCCGTCATCGCCGACGAGAACTACAGCCCGGCGGACAGCGTGCTGCCCACGCCCGTGGCCGAGCACAGCCTGGAGCTCATGCTGCTCTCGCGCCAGGCCAACGGCGCCCCGTGCAGCATCGAGGAGGAGCGGGAGTCGGAGGCTGGCACGCCAGCGGCGGGCGAGGCGGAGGAGGCGGGCGGCGAGCTGCGGGCGCTatgccccggcgccggcggcctGGGGCCGGCGCAGGCCGAACAGGTGAATAAGTTTGTTTTAAGTGTCCTCCGTTTGCTCCTCGTGACAGTTGGACTCCTCTTTGTTTTGCTCCTCCTCCTGATCGTCCTTACCGAGTCCGACCTTGACACTGCCTTTTTCCGCGATATCCGCCAGACCCCCGAGTTCGAGCAGTTCCATTACCAATACTTTTGTCCCCTCAGGCGATGGTTTGCCTGCAAAGTCCGCGCCGTGGTAAGCCTGCTCATTGACACCTGA